From the Methylobacterium currus genome, one window contains:
- a CDS encoding acetate--CoA ligase family protein yields MTASLQAALDPRSIAVIGASENPDKIGGRPLLYLTQFGFRGEVWPVNPRRDEVQGRRTVPRLSALSQAPDLAIIAVPGEAAVAALDECAEIGVKVAIMMASGFGETADPKAQAAERAMVARARARGLRMIGPNSQGLANFGTGAVPSFSSMFLEVPPLDGPVGIVSQSGAMSVVPYGLLRGRGIGVRHTHATGNDADVTVCELAAAVAADPALKLLLLYLESIPDPHHLAEAAAVARDRGLPIVALKSGRTAAGQAAAQSHTGALANEDRLVDAFLEQHGIWRARDTTDLVAAAELYLKGWRPEGRRMVAISNSGATCVMAADAASQAGLDLAPLSDDTQGRLRAILPSFAATRNPVDITAALMTNSALFSQILPVIAEDPSADAFLVGVPVAGRAYAVDDFGRDTAAFAAATGKPVVIVAPQELVAAPFRSRGLPVFSGEGEAVRALHQFIAHHERMAAVGDRPPHPAPPPPSGAPPRLLDEAESLAVLARAGVPVVRHRLCRTAGEAVAAAAEIGGPVAVKGCSAEVAHKSELGLVHLGVSGADAVRAAFEACRAGLAKAGHQFSGVIVAAMARGRRELVLGAHRDPFFGPVVVVGDGGKYVEATPDIALLLPPFTESEVRRALRTLRIALLIDGVRGEAPWAIEPYLAAAVAVGELMTTQPGLASLDVNPMLVGTEPGECLALDAVVFEEGSAP; encoded by the coding sequence ATGACCGCGAGCCTCCAGGCGGCGCTCGACCCGCGATCGATCGCGGTGATCGGCGCGTCCGAGAATCCCGACAAGATCGGCGGCCGGCCGCTCCTCTACCTGACGCAGTTCGGCTTTCGCGGCGAGGTCTGGCCGGTCAACCCGCGGCGCGACGAGGTCCAGGGCCGGCGCACGGTGCCGCGCCTCTCGGCCCTGTCGCAGGCCCCCGACCTCGCGATCATCGCGGTGCCGGGCGAGGCGGCGGTGGCGGCCCTCGACGAGTGCGCCGAGATCGGCGTCAAGGTCGCGATCATGATGGCCTCGGGCTTCGGCGAGACCGCCGACCCCAAGGCCCAGGCGGCCGAGCGGGCGATGGTGGCGCGCGCCCGGGCCCGGGGCCTCAGGATGATCGGCCCGAACTCGCAAGGATTGGCCAATTTCGGCACCGGGGCGGTGCCGAGCTTCTCCAGCATGTTCCTGGAGGTCCCGCCGCTGGATGGCCCGGTCGGCATCGTCAGCCAGAGCGGGGCGATGAGCGTCGTGCCCTACGGGCTCCTGCGCGGCCGCGGCATCGGCGTGCGCCACACCCATGCCACCGGCAACGACGCCGACGTGACGGTGTGCGAGCTCGCCGCCGCGGTCGCGGCCGATCCGGCCCTCAAGCTCCTGCTCCTCTACCTCGAGAGCATCCCCGACCCGCACCATCTGGCAGAAGCCGCCGCGGTCGCCCGCGACCGCGGCCTGCCGATCGTGGCGCTCAAGTCCGGCCGCACCGCCGCCGGGCAGGCGGCGGCCCAGTCGCATACCGGGGCGCTCGCCAACGAGGACCGGCTGGTCGACGCCTTCCTGGAGCAGCACGGGATCTGGCGGGCGCGCGATACCACCGACCTCGTGGCGGCGGCCGAGCTGTACCTGAAGGGCTGGCGCCCGGAAGGCCGGCGCATGGTGGCGATCAGCAATTCGGGCGCGACCTGCGTGATGGCGGCGGACGCGGCCTCGCAGGCGGGGCTCGACCTTGCTCCCTTGAGCGACGACACGCAGGGACGCCTGCGGGCGATCCTGCCGAGCTTCGCCGCGACCCGCAATCCGGTCGACATCACGGCCGCGCTGATGACGAACTCCGCCCTGTTCAGCCAGATCCTGCCTGTGATCGCCGAGGATCCGAGCGCCGACGCCTTCCTGGTCGGGGTGCCGGTGGCGGGGCGAGCCTATGCCGTCGACGATTTCGGCCGCGACACCGCCGCCTTCGCCGCGGCGACGGGCAAGCCGGTGGTGATCGTCGCCCCCCAGGAGCTGGTCGCGGCGCCGTTCCGCTCCCGCGGCCTGCCGGTCTTCTCCGGCGAGGGCGAGGCGGTCCGGGCCCTGCACCAGTTCATCGCCCACCACGAGCGCATGGCGGCGGTCGGGGACAGGCCGCCCCATCCGGCCCCGCCCCCGCCGAGCGGGGCACCGCCCCGCCTCCTCGACGAGGCCGAGAGCCTGGCCGTCCTGGCGAGGGCCGGCGTGCCGGTGGTCCGCCACCGCCTCTGCCGCACGGCCGGGGAGGCTGTCGCCGCGGCGGCCGAGATCGGCGGCCCGGTCGCGGTCAAGGGATGCTCGGCCGAGGTGGCGCACAAGAGCGAGCTCGGCCTCGTCCATCTCGGGGTCAGCGGCGCGGATGCGGTCCGCGCCGCCTTCGAGGCCTGCCGGGCGGGGCTGGCGAAGGCCGGTCATCAGTTCTCCGGCGTGATCGTCGCCGCGATGGCGCGGGGACGGCGCGAATTGGTGCTCGGCGCGCATCGCGACCCGTTCTTCGGGCCGGTGGTGGTGGTGGGCGACGGCGGCAAGTACGTCGAGGCGACGCCCGATATCGCCCTGCTGCTGCCGCCGTTCACGGAAAGCGAGGTGCGGCGGGCGCTTCGGACTCTCAGGATCGCACTGCTGATCGACGGCGTGCGCGGCGAGGCGCCTTGGGCGATCGAGCCCTACCTCGCCGCGGCGGTGGCCGTCGGCGAGCTGATGACGACGCAGCCGGGACTCGCCAGCCTCGACGTCAACCCGATGCTGGTCGGCACCGAGCCGGGCGAGTGCCTGGCGCTCGACGCCGTCGTGTTCGAGGAAGGGAGCGCACCATGA